GAGCTGGACTTCGAGGCGTACCTGACCGACCACGTGCTGATGACCCTGGGCAGCAGCTACAACGACACCGAGATCAAGGACAAGGATCTGGCCGTGGCGATCTGTGGCGGTGGCTGCACCATCACCGACCCGACCACCATCATCAACGGTGGCACCTACGCGCTGGTCAACGGCAACCCGCTGCCGCAGGCGCCGAAGTGGATCCACAACCTGACCCTGCGTGCCGGCTTCCCGGTGAACGATGCCAGCGAGGTCTACGTCTACACCGACTGGGCGTACAAGAGCGCGGTGAACTTCTTCCTGTACGAGTCGCCGGAGTTCCGCAGCCGCAGCTCGCTGGAAGGCGGCCTGCGCGTGGGCTACAACTGGGATTACGGCCAGTACGACGTGGCCGTGTTCGGCCGCAACCTGACCAACCAGACCCGCGTGGTCGGCGCGATCGACTTCAACAACCTGACCGGCTTCCTCAACGAGCCGCGCACGTTCGGCGTCGAGTTCACCGCGAAGTTCTGATGCGGTTGATGGCGTGATGCAATGAAGAGGGCCGGCGCAATGCCGGCCCTTTCTTTTGATGCGCGACCATGTCGCAAATGGACATGTCCGCAATGCGGGTAGGGCTTGAAAAGTGTGAGCGGAGGCAAAGATATGTCTCAATTGCCGCGAACCTGACCCTGGGTCGGCGCGCTCGGACAGAACCGGCGTACAACCGTGGCTACCGGAATCTTCCGGGCAACCGGGGTACTGCAATGAAGAGGAAAACGTCGCGGCTGACAGTCGGCTTCGTCATGCTCCTGCTGTCGACGCAGGCATCTGCAGGGTTCAAGGCTGACGGAGCGGCACCAACGACGCGCCTGGACGACCAGCGACTGCAGCTGGAAAAGCGAACAGCATCCATCACCGATCAGCGATCATTCGATGCGTATGCGAAGACATTCGGGGATACCGATACCTTTCCCCTGTACAAACTGACGCCTGCATCGCGCGCGCGCTTCACCGCATCGCTACGGTTCAATGACCTCGGACTGACCACTTTCGATTACTCCGATCTGGCACGGGAACTGGGGGCGGCCGATCTCCATCGCGTGCTGAAGCCGTTTGGGTTTGAGCATCTGGTGGCGGTCATGCCCGATGTCAGGGTCAATTCAGAGGAAGACCAGACGGTTCTGCAGATACTGGACACCGCACGCAGCCTGCGTTGTGGTGTGGGAGAACACTGCAACGAGGCGGACTATCCCGGCTACAAGTGCATCTCGCACGCGACCTGCGAGGAATCGACGGCGCACATATGCACGTCCAACTGCTGATCAGGGCCCTGCGGCACCCACGCACCGTCACGCGTGGGTTGCTCCCCGTCGCCACCCTGATGGCGGTGATCCTGTCCTTTCCCTGTGCTGCCGGCGAATCCCTGGAGGAGGGCCACGCCATCGTGCAGAAAACGTGGGAAAGCCTCTCGGGGCCGGATCATGACTGGCGCGAGCGCGGGGCACAGGTTGATCGTGCATTCGACTCCAGTGTCCTGCCTCACACCGGTACGCTGTCCTCGCTGGCTGCATCTGACCTGCGGGTACTGCTGCGGGCGACCCACGCGGCCGCTGTGGCAAGCAAACAGCCGCGCTACTCGACCATTGCACTGCGCGTGGGCGTCGAGCTGCGCAGGCGAGGCGAGCTGCATCCTGCCGACGCACGCGCCGGAGCAGCCATTGCCATGCTGAGCCGTGATGCCACTGCGTTGACGCCCGCATCGCCGTGGCTGGCGGCGTTCAATGGTCGTCCCGTGCCGCGATTTCCCGATGTCATCAGGCCGCTCGAGTACTGGACGCCTGGTCCCGATGGCGAGCGCTTCAGCTCCGCTCAGGCTGACCTGGCGTCTTTGGACATCATCGTCATCGCGCATCCTGCCTGCGGCTTCACGCGGGCGGCCGCAGAAGCCGCCCGCACAGACCCCGAGCTCATGCGGGTGCTTTCCGGTCCACGCGCCCTGTGGCTGTCGCCACAGGATGGAACGCTCGATCCGCGCATCTTCAGGGATTGGAACGACCGTCATCCTGACCTGCCGATCCACATTGTGGCCCGTCAGTCCGGCTTTTCAGAGGTCGGCTACTGGGGAACACCCACGTTCTACATCCTGCGCGACGGCGGGGTCGCCGCGCGGGTGGTGGGCTGGCCACGCGGCGGCAACAAGGCGACGCTGACAAAGGCCATCGCCGATGCCGCCGTTCCGCAGCGCAGTCGGTAGCGCCGCGGAACGGCGAGCGCAGCGGCGATGCCTTACAGCGCGCTTTCCGGCCGCACCTTCAGCAGCGCTTCCTCGGCCGCGCAGTCGCGGCTGGAATGCAGGCCGGCCTTGCGAGCGTCGGCGATCTCCTTGCGCGCGGCCAGCAGATCCTTGTTGAACGCCGCGTTGTCATGCAGGCGCGCCACCGCGGCGGCGCCCATGAAACGCCCTTCGAGGATGTCGCTCTGCCAGTGCACGTTGCACACCAGGCGGCTCTCGCCGTAGTTGCGGCCACGCGCCTGGATGGCGTCGGCGCGGTCCGGCGCGATCTCCGAAAGAATCAGCGCCCACGCCCAACCGATGGAGGTGTGGCCGGACGGATAGGAGCCGTTCCTGCGCAGCCCCGCTTCATCGTCCGGCGTGCAGGTCGGCTCGCCGTTGACCATGAAGGGGCGCGGACGCTGGTACTGGTTCTTGGCGGCCTTGGTGGCCGCGCTGGCATCGATGCGGCTGCGCTCCAGCAGGCGGTACAGGGCGGGGGTCTTCACCGCGTCCACGTCGATGTCGGCGGCGCAGGAGAACTGGTTGGCGCCGGCCGGGAAACCGAGTTCGGCATCGCGGGTCGCCTGGGTGAAGCGCGGCGTGCCACGCAGGGCGCGGGCTTCGCGGCTGACTTGCTCATCCAGCGCGAAGCCGGCCGAACCGGCTGCCGGCGGCGCCGGCACCAGGGCGATGCTGGCCGGCACGGCGGCCTTGTCGAGGTAGCCCACCGCCTTGGTGGTGACGTTGGATTCCACCGCGGTCGGTGCGGTGGCGGTGGACGCGCAACCGGCCAGCGACAGGGCGATGGCCAGGCCGAGCAGGGGGCGGGCGGGGAGGGCAGGCAAAGACATGGGCAGGCTCGAGACAGGAAACACAGCGGCCATGATCGCAGCCCCTCCTGCCGCCCGCAGCGTCCATGGGTCATACGGCCAGACCCGGCATGGTGGCTCTGGGTAGTCATTATCCTGCAACAAGATCATCCATCTTCGCCAATCTCCCGAATACGGGCGCAGCGCACGGACTTTCACGCGCGTTCGCGCCAGCATCGGGCCACAGCCGGGCCGGGGGGATCCGCTGACGAGGGAGAGATGCGATGCGCAGCACCGCAACAGGAAGTACCGCCCTGGCCCTGCTGCTGGGCCTGGCCTGCACCCCGGCGCAGGCCGCCGATGTCTACGGCGTGGCCTTCGTGCACGGCACCGGCGCCCAGACCGATGCCACCCAGGACTACTGGCAGCCGGCGATCATCGACACCGTGCGCCAGGGCCTGCCGAACAGCAGCAACTACGTGGTCATCAACTGCGATTTCACCCAGTACATGTGGAAGCCGGAAGCTGCCGGCTGCCTGGCCAACCAGCTGACCAGCTTCATCGACAGCCGCGGCATCACCCAGCTGGTGGTCATCACCCATTCCAACGGCGGCAACGTGGTGCGCTGGATCCTGTCCAACCCCACCTACGACAGCCGCTACCCGAAGATCATCAGCACGGTGCGCAAGGTCACCGCGCTGGCGCCGTCCTCGGCGGGCACGCCGCTGGCCGACGCGGTGCTCAACGGCAACACCTTCGAAACCTCGCTGGGCTGGCTGCTGGGCTACAAGAACGATGCGGTGCGCATGCAGCAGGTCGGTCACATGGCCACCTACAACGCGCAGAACCTGTACGGCACCGCAGGCCGCCCGGCACTGCCCAAGCCCTTCCGCGCGGTGGTCGGCAGCGATGTCGAATCGGCTGTGTGGGACAGCAACAGCTACTGCGGCGGCTACGCGGCCAACGTCGGCCTGGAGTTCACCCAGAACTGGCTGTCGTCCTGCTCGGACGGCTTCCTGGAATGCAGCAGCCAGAAGGCGGCGGGCAGCC
This genomic stretch from Stenotrophomonas sp. SAU14A_NAIMI4_5 harbors:
- a CDS encoding phosphatase PAP2 family protein, with product MSLPALPARPLLGLAIALSLAGCASTATAPTAVESNVTTKAVGYLDKAAVPASIALVPAPPAAGSAGFALDEQVSREARALRGTPRFTQATRDAELGFPAGANQFSCAADIDVDAVKTPALYRLLERSRIDASAATKAAKNQYQRPRPFMVNGEPTCTPDDEAGLRRNGSYPSGHTSIGWAWALILSEIAPDRADAIQARGRNYGESRLVCNVHWQSDILEGRFMGAAAVARLHDNAAFNKDLLAARKEIADARKAGLHSSRDCAAEEALLKVRPESAL